Genomic DNA from Salvia miltiorrhiza cultivar Shanhuang (shh) chromosome 1, IMPLAD_Smil_shh, whole genome shotgun sequence:
TACGATTTCCTTGGATTCTCTCTTCGGCATTTCTTCAAACAGAAGGTCTGCAGCTTCTTCACCTCAGAATTAGACAGATGGCGAGAAAGCGGGAAAAGAGAGACgttatatttttttgaaggAAGACTTTTATAGGAAACTGGAAACCCTAagcattttttatatttatttttattttttttataagcgTTCCTTGTTTCTTTTAATAAGAAAACAGAAATGTATTTAAAGTAAAATAGACGGCTGCACTTAgtaattaatcaatattttaattagaaattaatttctaataagATTAGACATTAATTTCTaataagatttaattaaatttctaaataatgttttaatttaagctgtattaattttaattagagtttattaatCAGAATATGGTGATTTATTAGGATTTAACTAGAGATGTCAAAATCGACCCGGCCCGATGGGCCTGCCCGGTCCGCCCGGGTttagggctgggctgggctcTAAAAATTGAGGCCCATAAAAAACTgggcctaaaaagcccgcccagTGAACCCATCGGGCTGATCGGGCTTTTGGGCTAAAAAGCCCGAGGTTTTCGGGCTTTTTAGCCCGcccgaaaataattaattaatatttaaattatatattttaaaaatcataaataataaaattaaaatcttaaaagttaaaatcctagtaccctaatCGCTAATTTGAAATTTGACCACATTCCAGTAGTACATCCTTCCAAATTTCCTATCTTGAATTAACTATAGTCTATATACATAACTTtcaatttgttttatttttatcatgtgATTGAATTACAGTTACTCAATATTACTATTGACATGAATGTCCGACTCATCCCCAAACTACATCAATTAATTCGTGTAAGCAGATTCTAAATTCCACGTTAGTTTTATTTCTGGAGAATttctaatttaaaattatttttagtacaaaaaaaatcaaaaaaatatggGCGGGTTTAGCCCGACCGCCCGATGGCCCGATAGGGGCTGAGTTGGGCCTAGAAATTTACAGCCCGATTTGATTTTGGGTCGGCCCGACCCGACCCGATAAAAGGCAAAGCCCGATGGGTTCGGGTCGGGCTGGCCCGACCCGTCCCGTTTGACACCTCTAGATTTAACTAATCACACTttcaatttctattttatttttcctttaatttcaattttatgctttaattagtttaattttatcactattaattagagtttattcCATATAATTAGGATATAGTCCCTCCGACCCACTTCAAGCGTcatgtttcttttcggcacagttATTTAGAAAAAAAGCTAAAAGGTGATGCAGGCCCCAAGAATTCTCACTTttttagataattttttttttcataaaaagaaacaagacatttaAAATAGGAcaccccaaaaagaaaaacaaaatacttaaagtgagacggagggaatataattatttttatcacataatttcacttttattaattaataatttattattagaaATGTACTATATATTTTGGTGCTGCACATTAACAACGTTGCTCATCCGTCCATGGACAATTCTCGTGGGATGGCTCAAGCATCGAAAACTTCTCAACAAAAGAGATGTATTCACTTACTCACAAAACTCTCTTCTTCATGGACAAACTGCCTTCAGGAATATTTGGTTAAAATATGTCCCTTACAAAATCTCATTTTCTTTGTCTGAAAAACTTTTCAAAACAGAATCTCAACACAAGATAATTTGCTGAGGAGAGGAATTTTGTTTAAAAATGGCGATCACAACTGTCTCATCTGTTCTTTTCGGTTGGAGTCCACTGATCATATCCTTCTATTGTGCCCTTTTTCTAATATGGTGTGGGAGTGTATTTGCAAGTGATTGAAACTTCCATTCATCACTTCTTCATCGTCTCTGAACCATTTCTACGAGCCTGTTGAGAAAAAGGCGGAAACAAGCCTAGAAAACTGATGTGCAACATCATTTGACAATGTGTATGTTGAAAGATTCGAAAAGCCAGAAACGAAAGAGTGTTAATTTAAAGATGGAAGCCCTGATATTGATAGAACGATGGATGATATTATCATTTATACATGGAGATGGTTAAACACTTTCTTCTTCAATAGTTTCTGTTACTCGCCCCACGAATGATTTTTGGATCATTTTAGATGTTATCCGTCGAAGTGGTCTTGAGCTCTTTGTCAACGATTATTTGTCTGTTCTATTCACTGTTTGGTACGGGTTTGAGTACCCCTTGAGCTCTTTTTCAACGATTATTTATCCGTTATATTCATTCTCTGTACATGTTAATTTGATCATTAATTACCCCTTATACTCCTTCTTGatcaatattaatatttattttacctTTAAAAAAAAGCACTAAATGTAACAAGAAAATTTGTGGGGCGAAAACGCAGCCTCCGTGATTAATAGACTAAGCAAAAAAAACATTACAAACCATGAAACTCACTAGCACTAAAAGCCAGTTGCTGCTGCATGCTACCTCTCTATATCATATAAATATGTACAAATTCATCAACACCAAAAATCGACCATCATCATCAAAAACAATACACTTAATCAAATCTCCTCATCCGTTTCCTCGTCAACAGCCACAACTTTCCTCCCACCTCTACCCCCAAAAATCCTCGACGCAGGCTTGCACTCTTCATGATCTTCCCTTTTCAGATCCGCGGGGGGCAGGAAGCAGTCGATCGACAGCCCCCTGATGTTGAAATCGACCTCCTCGACGCTCCAGATCTCCTCCATCCTCGTCCTCGTGTGGCTTTCGGAGCTCTCGCCGAATCGGAAGAGCGACACGCACGTCCTGCCGGAATGCGCGACGTTGACGCCCTCCACGGTGCGGTAGTCTTGAACGAGCGACTCCATCGTCGTCTCCCAGAAGACGTCGTCGTTTGCGTTTCCGGCCGCCGCCTTTATCCGCAGCAAGTGGGAGTCCTCGAGCTGGATCAGCAGGCCGCTTCTCTGGCTGAAGCAACCCCACACGGTGTGCCTCATGATCTCCACGTTGCTGCTGCTTCGTGCTCGGAGCGTGGGGGCCTCCGCCTCCAGCTTCAGCACGAAGCAGTCTTCGCCGTTGATGCTCTTCTCGCCGATGCAGATCGAGTTCGAGAAGAGGTTGGCCGTTGATCTCGGATCAAGCCCctacatgcatatatattggaattttaattatttcactAATAAATTAAGTGATCccataaatatatttattattttaccaaTATTTTTTATGGATAAAAGTGGTGGGTCATATGTGATAGAATATGTAGATAAGTTGGTAGACTCAGTGTAATATAGAATGGGATAATGCTCATAAACAGAATTTGACTATTTTTTAGGGATGGAAAtgagtattatttaaaaaattataattaggtCAAGTGAGgtgggacgaaggaagtatacACTAACTTTAGATTTGTCAACcttaattaaaaatgaattcttaattagtaaaagtgaaattaaattatacaaataattatatatatatcctaaaTGGATGGAATGAATTTTAATtaacaattataatattataatgtaagataattgaaaaaacatcAAATTAATGCAATACACGAATTTCAAATCTAGTAGGCAACTTATATACGCACTATTAGTGAAGCTTCTGATTAGGTGATGTGGGGCCACATGCAAGCAGAAAGTGGACAAAAACTTTTATGAGTTGTTAACAACATATACTATTAGAATCTGTTCAAATCTTGTAGTAGTATTTGTCAAACAAAAGTAGCTACCGGATTTAACAAATTCTCATTAGCTGTTACACAATCGGAATTTCATGGCTGGCTTTCCCTTTCctataatcaaaatatattaaaaaataaaaattaggtaCATCACGTCACCAACACTTCCGAATATTTCACTAATGCAAAATATTTTAACGaattgaataattttgaacttttcGAATATTTCACTAATgcgaaatattttgataaattgattaattttgaactCATTTGAATATTACGCGACGGCGGACTAACCTGCAGAGAGCGGCGGAGGGGGCGGGGCGGGCCGCGAGAGGCGTGCGAGTTCTGCCACGGCGTCTGCCTCCACGCCACCTTACCGTCGCTGCCGGCGCTGATTTTGTAGCCGGCGACCATGAGCTCCAAGCTCCACAAATCGGGGCGCTTCTGCCACAGCACGAAGCCCCCCATTTCACCGGCTCCGTGCCTCGCCATATTCTTCACTTTGGCGTCGCCGGAGACGAACTCCGACGCCGCCATCTTCACCTTCCCCATCGCGTACATGCTGTCGATGCCGTTCAACGCATGCTCTCCGCCCGCAGCCGCTATGTATTGCTGCACGATGTATTTCGCCATCGAACTCTCCTGCAACCGCAAACCCACTTTACTTCCCGTTGTTCACTTAATAGTCCGAGTCATAATTTTCGAgcaatttttcaatatttaaaagAGATAATATCCAATTCTAGCCTTTTCCACGTAACAAAAGGAAATTTTATCCacgtaaataaaaatatggaaataatagccacttttttactattataccctaacgcatgatttacaaaaaaaacttaCATGAATTTGCATGAAAATTTTCGTGTAAAGGtattaaagtaaaaaattactattgtttcttttatttttatctacatGGCTATAATTTCCCGACAAAGCATTgcttattaaaaaaatcatgcTAAATTTTGACTCGAGCTATTAAGTGAATATCGCAGATAAGTGCATTCTATATTCGTAATATTTTGGAGTTGAGACGAAAAAAGTCAGCATGGGATCAAAGCTCGGGCTTACGATGGGGCAGCCTTTGATGTTGTTGTTGACGGTGCGGTCGCAGCGGATGGGCAGGGGTATGAGGGGGGCTCCGACGACTCCGAGCAGGAACTGAATCTCGGCGGCGCGGCCGCCAAagacggaggcggcggcggccgcggCGGGCCGCGTCATCCACGACTTCATGCTCTGCCACGACGTGTGCTTGCTGGAAGCGAGCATTTCCTCCGGGATCGGAACCTCCAGCACCGTGTCGAGGCCGTCTTCCCGGTCCAAATTCGGACACAAAGTTCTCATtgtagtgagagagagagagagggagagagaaggagagagggGAATGGTGGGAAGTAGCTAGGAGTGGGAGAAAGGATTTGAGAGAATTTGTATGTGAAGAAATAGAGAGAGTGGGGCTTAAGCAACGTGGGGGGGCTTAGTTTATGTTGTCGTGGATGCACGCACAGTCTTCTCTCATGGTAGGGGGCACAATGTTTAATTTCGTCAATGGAATTtaaataatgtatatatatttgggTATTACTTTAGTTCGAATTATAttgcttttctttctttcttattcTTACTCTTTATACTATGAATTCAAATCCTGTGTGTTAAAGTCATTTCTTTCTGATAACGACACTAGTACAACCGAGATATTTATTATCATAATTGAAGggtgtgtataaatatatatatatagcactATTTGGGaagttagtttagttttagtTGAGAAGAAAAGTTGTAGTGGGTCAAAGTTCACAATTTGTGTCATAAATAGTTTGTATGTCATGTATTAAAACCTCTAAATTAATGATCTTGAAAAACTTATAAATTTTATTCATTTAGTGAGATGTTAATATATcagtattttattaatatttttttgatttatagagtttttttttaattcagaaATTACAATTTAAGATCAAGTTATAATTAATGTGTAGAAATAAATGGAAGATAATATTTAgtgtatttaaattaaataaattcatgtattcaaTTTATTGTAACTAGCTATAATtgtgatattttattaattattaatttaacgggacctatatatttataaggggttttctaaaaaaaatattaatttattacaattggtgaatttttaaaaagtggCTCAAGAGGACACAATCGGTGCGATCTCctatgtgtgaacagtgaggtcccgggttcaaacctcactgctctccctccccaactcccacaagtcaaaaaaaaaaaaagtggcccAAATTGGGACTgaagaaatttattaatttgtataatttatCTAGTAGTATTTACTTTAAAGAGGTTTGTTGTatattgtttgaaatttttgaaTTGATATATAAGATTTAATTTTTGTACAATTCCAAGATTTTTGAACACGGAATGGATTTATTGTAGATCGTAGGATCTTGATGCAATAATACTTCATCCATTATAATTcattatctaattaattgaacgACTAAATTTGAATGGGCAAAAGCTTTATTTTATGAAAGGGAAAATTTTCTTAGAAAATGTataataaagaattaaaaatagtaCATGAATCTCCATAATTGAGTGATCATAATACATAAAATTAGGCCTGATTGGAAAACCATTATTTGAGACGCAATCTCAAGAAATCAAATGTCAGCTCACTCACTTGTCTTTCACGTAGTTGAGGAGACAAATTGTGGACAGTGAGAGATAATTTACATGGTCTGCTGactcattataaatatttttttagaggcATATATgataatgcaaaaaaaaaaaaaaaatagcatttCAACATAAATTTTTTGATACATAGTACTATCATATATATGTATGATTGTTGATATTTTTTCCCCAAGATTATACTCCATATGTTATATAGTATAAAGTATATAGATTTGATTTCTAAATCAAAATGGTAAAATATGTTTTTTCAtggaatgaataaataaatttaaagattgcATGACGGTGAATTGAAATTTCTAACCTTCTAACCTTTGACTTCAAGTATCAATTATTCTACGTACCACTAGCTAGATCAACACACACATATACTCACTTTGTTCACGAAAAGTgagataaatttattatttttggcaTCCACATAAATTAGAGCACTTTCCCTTTTAGTACGTAATATCCTTTATTTACAAAAGAAACACttttaattcaatctcaacatTTATTTCATACAACGGCCAATAGTGAGATCATTTTTTCACTATATAAAAATCAccattcattttattaaaacatgtatttaaaaaatttgcTCCACTCTTTGTGGatgagggagtacatttttatAGCTTAAATTGTTCAATGAAAATTCATTTTCCAAGAAAAAAtaaacgttttttttttctctatctccctctctctcttgtGGAAGGACCCCTACCCCAACCAGCTCATTAAATGTCCAAGAGAAATACAAGAAGTCAAGAAT
This window encodes:
- the LOC131005926 gene encoding uncharacterized protein LOC131005926: MRTLCPNLDREDGLDTVLEVPIPEEMLASSKHTSWQSMKSWMTRPAAAAAASVFGGRAAEIQFLLGVVGAPLIPLPIRCDRTVNNNIKGCPIESSMAKYIVQQYIAAAGGEHALNGIDSMYAMGKVKMAASEFVSGDAKVKNMARHGAGEMGGFVLWQKRPDLWSLELMVAGYKISAGSDGKVAWRQTPWQNSHASRGPPRPLRRSLQGLDPRSTANLFSNSICIGEKSINGEDCFVLKLEAEAPTLRARSSSNVEIMRHTVWGCFSQRSGLLIQLEDSHLLRIKAAAGNANDDVFWETTMESLVQDYRTVEGVNVAHSGRTCVSLFRFGESSESHTRTRMEEIWSVEEVDFNIRGLSIDCFLPPADLKREDHEECKPASRIFGGRGGRKVVAVDEETDEEI